From Acidobacteriota bacterium, one genomic window encodes:
- a CDS encoding VWA domain-containing protein, producing MYRSGKLYRPALNPRARKTERQPHQSSNYSGKWQGRYIPGLKLSDFKLYQDRIEQTIAVFEASEEPLNIALLLDTSRSTEQVLDDIKKDAANFLKELRPQDRAMVISFDYDVHVLSVLTSDRNALERAIKNAGIGEQVGTLLRDAVAVVIERHFKRVEGRKAIILLTDGKDHGSRIDEQELLDEAAESGAMVYPIFFETGFPRRGWNGPPFQFPRGRRGGWGRRDRFPPVQRPQPSERRRRVEMKNEEAMSFLTDLSEVSAGRFYSSEVSDLKKTFKLVADELRHQYRLGFYPGAAKADGQRHVLRVQVNNPDAVVRARRSYHAASFANGS from the coding sequence GTGTATCGTTCTGGCAAGCTTTATCGGCCCGCCCTCAACCCTCGCGCAAGAAAAACAGAGCGACAACCCCATCAAAGTTCAAACTACTCTGGTAAGTGGCAGGGCAGATATATTCCCGGGTTGAAGCTTTCAGACTTCAAGTTGTATCAGGACCGGATCGAGCAAACCATCGCGGTATTCGAGGCCTCGGAAGAACCGCTCAACATAGCGTTGCTCCTCGATACAAGCAGAAGCACCGAACAGGTTTTAGACGACATAAAGAAGGACGCCGCCAACTTTCTCAAAGAGCTGAGGCCACAAGACCGCGCGATGGTTATCAGCTTTGACTACGATGTGCACGTGCTGAGCGTGCTGACTTCGGATCGAAACGCGTTGGAGCGCGCGATCAAGAATGCCGGGATTGGCGAACAGGTAGGGACCCTGCTGCGCGACGCTGTGGCCGTGGTGATCGAACGGCACTTCAAACGCGTTGAGGGCCGCAAAGCGATAATCTTGCTGACCGACGGAAAAGACCACGGAAGTCGCATTGACGAGCAAGAACTGTTGGATGAGGCCGCTGAGTCGGGCGCGATGGTTTATCCGATTTTCTTCGAGACAGGCTTCCCACGCCGAGGTTGGAACGGGCCACCGTTTCAGTTTCCGCGGGGCAGGCGCGGCGGATGGGGAAGACGCGATCGGTTTCCGCCTGTGCAACGCCCTCAACCAAGCGAGCGGCGGCGCCGCGTCGAGATGAAGAACGAGGAAGCGATGAGTTTCCTGACCGATCTTTCTGAGGTCTCCGCGGGACGTTTTTACAGCAGCGAGGTCTCGGACTTGAAGAAGACCTTCAAGCTGGTTGCCGACGAGCTTCGTCATCAGTATCGGCTGGGCTTTTATCCCGGCGCCGCCAAGGCTGATGGGCAACGTCATGTGTTGCGGGTTCAGGTCAACAACCCGGATGCGGTGGTGAGGGCGCGGCGAAGCTATCACGCTGCGAGTTTCGCAAATGGGTCCTGA
- a CDS encoding class II aldolase/adducin family protein, translating into MQAKIAAVRDAVSTEEWQARVDLAAAYRLAAHFGWDDLIFTHISARVPGPDHHFLINPYGLMFDEITASSLVKIGLDGNKAMESPYSINPAGFTIHSAVHAAREDALCVMHLHTRHGVAISAKKHGLLPISQQSLFALASIAYHNYEGLALNEDEKPRLVTDLGDKNNLILRNHGLLTIGTNAAEAFLGMYNLERACEIQLLAESGGAELVQIAKPILDGITAQVKVVTKGIGADLVWPGLLRKLDKIDPSYRD; encoded by the coding sequence ATGCAAGCAAAGATAGCAGCAGTTCGCGACGCAGTCTCAACCGAAGAATGGCAAGCGCGGGTGGATCTGGCCGCCGCGTATCGGCTGGCAGCCCATTTCGGATGGGACGATTTGATCTTCACCCACATCTCCGCGCGAGTGCCCGGACCCGACCACCACTTCTTGATCAACCCCTATGGACTGATGTTCGATGAGATCACCGCGTCCAGCCTTGTTAAGATCGGTCTCGATGGCAACAAGGCGATGGAGAGCCCTTACTCTATCAATCCGGCTGGCTTCACGATTCACAGCGCGGTCCACGCGGCTCGCGAAGACGCGTTGTGCGTGATGCACCTTCATACGCGGCACGGCGTCGCCATTTCCGCCAAGAAGCACGGGCTGCTCCCGATTTCGCAACAGTCGTTGTTCGCGCTCGCCTCGATCGCCTATCACAACTACGAAGGCCTCGCGTTGAATGAAGACGAGAAGCCCCGGCTGGTCACCGACCTCGGCGACAAGAACAACCTGATACTGCGCAACCATGGCTTGCTGACGATCGGCACGAACGCCGCCGAAGCATTCCTGGGCATGTATAACCTCGAGCGCGCCTGCGAGATTCAGCTACTCGCCGAGTCCGGCGGCGCCGAGCTTGTGCAAATAGCGAAGCCGATACTCGACGGTATTACCGCCCAGGTGAAGGTTGTTACCAAAGGCATTGGAGCCGATCTGGTTTGGCCGGGACTTTTGCGAAAGCTGGACAAGATTGATCCATCATATCGCGACTGA
- a CDS encoding DUF5678 domain-containing protein produces the protein MNHKLIITEEPQDLEFNARMARFRRNGEWLTAHGAALFERFPGKYLAVTDGEVFVADEASEARRLAAEKHPDDEPFVQFVPRERRERIYAY, from the coding sequence GTGAACCACAAGCTCATCATAACTGAAGAGCCACAGGACTTGGAATTCAACGCGCGTATGGCGCGGTTCCGACGCAACGGAGAATGGTTGACCGCGCACGGGGCGGCACTCTTCGAGCGGTTTCCCGGTAAGTACCTTGCAGTGACCGATGGCGAGGTGTTTGTCGCCGACGAAGCCTCGGAGGCACGACGGCTGGCCGCCGAGAAGCACCCCGACGACGAGCCGTTTGTGCAGTTCGTCCCGCGCGAGAGGCGCGAGCGCATCTATGCGTATTGA
- a CDS encoding class IV adenylate cyclase produces MTKETNLEAEVKIACGDLNRLRKAGFELEVLEPRHFEDNWLLDSADKTLLAHGAALRIRAVEGRGYVTYKGVVHEGGSTVKVREEIEVETSAPDQMFDLFERLGFRRSFRYQKYRTTYQLTVDGAGLKVVLDETPMGTFIEIEGDETKVALVFEAAGFSAGEIVRESYPELQASRCKERGVPLEDLVFK; encoded by the coding sequence GTGACAAAAGAAACGAACCTTGAAGCAGAAGTCAAAATCGCTTGCGGCGATCTGAACCGCCTACGCAAGGCAGGTTTCGAGCTAGAGGTTCTCGAACCGCGCCACTTTGAAGACAATTGGCTGTTGGACTCGGCGGATAAAACGCTCCTGGCCCACGGGGCGGCGCTGCGCATCCGCGCGGTGGAAGGCCGAGGCTACGTCACCTACAAAGGCGTCGTTCACGAGGGCGGCTCGACAGTCAAAGTGCGTGAGGAAATCGAAGTCGAGACTTCCGCGCCCGATCAAATGTTTGATTTGTTTGAACGTCTGGGGTTTCGGCGCTCGTTTCGCTATCAAAAATATCGAACCACTTACCAGCTCACCGTTGATGGCGCCGGCCTCAAAGTAGTGCTTGATGAAACGCCGATGGGGACCTTCATAGAGATCGAAGGCGATGAGACGAAAGTAGCTCTGGTGTTCGAAGCTGCAGGATTCTCTGCCGGCGAGATTGTTCGCGAAAGCTATCCGGAGCTTCAGGCGTCGCGTTGCAAAGAGCGGGGCGTCCCGCTCGAGGACCTGGTTTTCAAATAG
- a CDS encoding sulfatase — translation MRALALLGVFVIAKLVILAGRPIQLSVWTPIAYFWQDVLVALAFALLDGIVRRAWFGWTLYAAAVAYVTINVGVARVLSSPLTWPMLGAAGGALSDSIKRHATPANFAVMSVVVAAAVASPLFLRRIELKSRAALIIPALVLVAIGPLASSRVDAIGLDRNAIMALASSALPRIWWRSADAGADEDWQVSPVAGDIAREDLSRLRSSSAGRNVVLILLESAGAEYLQPYGSSRDPMPNLSELARAAIVFDNAYAVYPESIKELFSVICSRYPAMDTASENYSWITTPSLAAVLGRAGYRAALFHSGRFMYLGMYDVVANRGYEVLEDAGAIGGNHESSFGVDEPSTVHRALGWIDSLAPGERFFLTYLPVAGHHPYDTPEPGPFPEGADSDRYLNALHYADAALGSLIEGLRERRLYDRTLFVIFGDHGQAFGQHEGNYGHSLFLYDENLHVPYLIAAPGLIDEQVRVTRTISLIDTAPTILDLVGLPPPAGYQGSTALEAEPRLALFCTDYSLRLLGLRDGCWKYIYEMDSGRSKLFDLREDASELTDLYLLYPDRVAAYRAHLERWSSAQKALIANRGSGP, via the coding sequence ATGAGAGCGCTAGCGTTGCTGGGCGTATTCGTCATAGCGAAGCTGGTGATTCTTGCGGGACGCCCAATTCAGCTCTCGGTCTGGACGCCGATAGCATATTTCTGGCAGGACGTGCTGGTTGCGCTGGCGTTCGCATTGCTGGACGGCATAGTGAGGCGGGCATGGTTTGGCTGGACACTGTATGCAGCAGCGGTCGCGTATGTGACGATCAATGTCGGCGTCGCGCGGGTGCTGTCGTCTCCGCTCACCTGGCCGATGCTCGGTGCTGCGGGCGGGGCGCTCTCGGATTCGATCAAGCGTCACGCTACTCCGGCCAACTTCGCGGTGATGTCGGTTGTCGTTGCAGCCGCCGTAGCCTCTCCATTGTTTCTTCGACGCATAGAGCTGAAGTCTCGCGCCGCGCTGATCATCCCGGCGTTGGTTCTCGTAGCGATCGGCCCGCTCGCTAGTTCAAGAGTCGATGCCATCGGCTTGGATCGCAACGCAATCATGGCGCTCGCCTCGAGCGCACTCCCGCGAATCTGGTGGCGCTCGGCTGATGCTGGAGCTGATGAGGACTGGCAGGTTAGCCCGGTTGCCGGTGACATTGCCCGCGAGGATCTGTCTCGTTTGCGGAGCAGCAGCGCGGGCCGCAATGTCGTGTTGATCCTGCTCGAATCCGCGGGAGCTGAATACCTCCAGCCCTACGGCTCAAGCCGCGATCCAATGCCCAATCTTTCAGAGCTCGCGCGGGCCGCCATCGTGTTCGACAACGCCTATGCAGTCTATCCTGAGAGCATCAAGGAACTCTTTTCGGTGATCTGCTCACGCTATCCTGCAATGGACACCGCGAGCGAGAACTATTCGTGGATCACGACTCCATCGCTTGCTGCGGTGCTCGGACGAGCAGGTTACCGAGCCGCGCTCTTTCACTCCGGCCGATTCATGTACCTGGGTATGTATGACGTAGTCGCGAATCGCGGCTACGAGGTTTTGGAGGACGCGGGCGCGATCGGAGGGAATCACGAATCGAGCTTCGGAGTCGACGAACCCTCGACGGTGCATCGAGCCCTTGGCTGGATCGACTCGCTGGCGCCCGGCGAGCGGTTCTTTCTCACGTACCTTCCGGTTGCCGGGCATCATCCTTATGACACGCCCGAGCCCGGCCCGTTTCCCGAGGGAGCGGATTCCGATCGCTACCTGAACGCGCTGCACTATGCGGACGCCGCGCTGGGAAGTTTGATCGAAGGACTAAGAGAGCGCCGCCTGTACGATCGCACGCTGTTCGTGATCTTCGGCGATCATGGCCAGGCGTTTGGCCAACACGAGGGGAACTACGGACACTCGCTCTTCCTTTACGATGAGAACCTTCACGTCCCCTATCTGATCGCGGCGCCAGGACTGATCGACGAACAAGTGCGCGTCACCCGGACGATCAGCCTGATTGACACCGCGCCAACGATCCTTGATCTGGTTGGGCTGCCGCCACCGGCGGGATACCAGGGAAGCACCGCGCTTGAAGCCGAGCCGCGACTGGCTCTTTTTTGTACCGACTATTCTTTGAGATTGCTGGGGCTGCGCGACGGCTGCTGGAAGTACATTTACGAGATGGACTCGGGCCGCTCGAAGCTGTTCGACCTGCGCGAAGACGCTTCGGAGCTGACGGATCTGTATCTCCTTTATCCGGATCGAGTGGCGGCCTATCGCGCGCACCTCGAGCGTTGGAGCTCGGCACAAAAAGCGCTCATCGCGAATCGAGGGAGCGGTCCGTAG
- a CDS encoding ABC transporter permease, translated as MPDWKDYVRKNLAPLKLGPERESEMVDEMAQHLEAVYEDALADGASEQEAHQRATAHIKDWRLLECELIRAKRPVTHAWIKRRLAAEARIESRHRTGGIGMGSLGQDLRYGLRMLLKSKAFTVIAVLSLALGIGANTALFSLVDAVLLKMLPVKKPNELVLFSWLGGQRGLSRGIMGSTKTDPATGMRTSTSFSYLTFERFRDNNDTLSDVFAFAPLHQLNVSVDGQPEIATGQLVSGGYYPGLGVRATMGRTIAPDDDKAGASPVTVITHRYWQRRFGQDPEAVGKTVNINNVSFTIVGITAPEFMGASQVGWSPDLSIPFSMQPQVSPHESSLNGPWFWWLQIMGRMNSGVTTEQAAASFGSIFQQSAQEGWDAALARFPPQGQAQNPAPRDVPRLRGASGSQGMTELRSAYSQPLTILMVIVGFVLLIACANVANLLLARAATRQKEIAVRLALGASRWRLVRQLLTESVLLAILGGTAGALFAYWGKDMLLTLRPWGGGELGVDLKIDLRVLGFTFAVSLATGLLFGLAPALRATKVDLTPALKDNARSVTGGTRSILTKSLIIVQVAMSLVLLVGAGLFVRTLRNLQNVDIGFNRENLLLFSVEPGLNGYDRPQMAQLYRRMTERLEAVPGVRSASVSLIPLLSGQAQTRSIDVQGNTSQPTDNNDAKVNTVGAHFFETIEMPILLGRGLSERDEETSPRVAVINQMMARKYFGDENALGRRFGFGGPETSGQIEIIGVARDAKYTDMRSQSEPTIYLPYLQSIPRHATFIVRTFGDTSAMTAAIRDAVREVDSNLPLFDVKTQSQQADDSLTQERLFATLSGFFGVLALLLACIGLYGVMSYGVARRTNEIGIRMALGASAPRVTRMVMGETMLVVLIGVVIGLGAAVATTRLIASMLFGLAATDALTISFAVLLMVGVAAIAGYLPARRAARVDPMVALRYE; from the coding sequence ATGCCTGATTGGAAAGATTACGTTCGTAAGAATTTGGCGCCGCTGAAGCTCGGCCCCGAGCGCGAATCGGAAATGGTCGACGAGATGGCCCAGCACCTCGAAGCCGTCTACGAAGACGCTTTGGCTGACGGCGCTTCGGAGCAAGAGGCTCATCAGCGCGCGACGGCTCACATCAAGGACTGGCGGCTCCTCGAGTGCGAATTGATCCGCGCCAAACGACCCGTGACTCACGCGTGGATCAAGAGACGTCTCGCGGCAGAAGCCCGGATTGAATCGCGGCATAGAACGGGAGGAATCGGTATGGGATCACTTGGACAAGACCTGCGGTACGGCCTGCGAATGCTGCTCAAAAGCAAAGCCTTCACCGTGATAGCCGTGCTTTCACTAGCGCTGGGCATCGGCGCGAACACCGCCCTGTTCAGTCTGGTCGACGCCGTGCTTCTGAAGATGCTGCCGGTCAAGAAGCCGAATGAACTTGTGCTCTTCAGCTGGCTCGGTGGGCAACGGGGCCTGTCGCGCGGGATCATGGGAAGTACCAAAACAGATCCGGCGACAGGTATGAGAACGAGCACATCCTTCTCCTATCTCACCTTTGAGCGATTTCGCGATAACAACGATACTCTCTCGGACGTCTTCGCCTTTGCGCCGCTGCATCAACTGAACGTCAGCGTTGATGGCCAGCCGGAAATCGCCACGGGTCAGCTAGTTTCCGGCGGCTACTATCCTGGGTTGGGCGTGCGAGCCACGATGGGCAGGACGATCGCGCCCGATGATGACAAGGCCGGCGCCTCGCCCGTTACAGTGATCACCCATCGCTACTGGCAGCGCCGGTTTGGGCAGGACCCGGAAGCCGTGGGCAAAACGGTCAATATCAACAACGTGTCTTTTACTATCGTCGGAATCACAGCCCCTGAATTTATGGGAGCGTCGCAGGTCGGCTGGTCGCCCGATCTCTCCATTCCTTTTTCGATGCAACCGCAGGTGAGCCCGCACGAATCCTCGCTGAACGGACCTTGGTTCTGGTGGCTCCAGATAATGGGAAGGATGAACTCCGGGGTGACGACGGAGCAGGCGGCGGCGAGCTTCGGAAGTATTTTTCAACAGAGCGCGCAAGAGGGTTGGGACGCGGCGCTTGCCCGTTTCCCACCCCAGGGACAGGCGCAGAATCCGGCGCCGCGGGATGTGCCCAGGCTCCGAGGAGCTTCCGGCAGCCAGGGGATGACCGAGTTGCGCAGCGCCTACTCGCAGCCGCTGACGATCTTGATGGTGATCGTGGGGTTTGTGCTGCTCATAGCATGCGCTAATGTCGCCAACCTGCTCTTGGCTAGAGCCGCCACGAGGCAGAAAGAGATCGCGGTGCGGCTGGCGCTGGGGGCGAGCCGCTGGCGACTGGTTCGGCAACTCCTAACCGAGAGTGTGCTTCTGGCAATCCTTGGCGGCACGGCCGGCGCGCTGTTCGCTTATTGGGGCAAGGACATGCTGTTGACCTTGCGCCCGTGGGGAGGTGGTGAACTCGGAGTGGATCTCAAAATCGATCTACGCGTGCTTGGCTTTACGTTCGCAGTCTCACTTGCAACCGGTCTGCTGTTCGGACTCGCACCGGCGTTGCGCGCTACAAAAGTTGATCTGACACCGGCGCTGAAGGATAACGCCAGAAGCGTGACCGGCGGTACCCGGTCTATTCTCACTAAATCCTTGATTATTGTTCAGGTGGCGATGTCTTTAGTGCTCCTGGTCGGCGCGGGACTCTTCGTCCGCACGTTGCGCAACTTGCAGAATGTGGATATCGGATTCAATCGCGAGAACCTGCTGCTGTTTAGCGTTGAGCCAGGTTTAAACGGCTATGACAGGCCGCAGATGGCACAGCTCTATCGGCGAATGACTGAAAGGCTCGAAGCCGTGCCCGGCGTGCGTTCGGCCTCCGTATCACTCATTCCACTGCTCAGCGGCCAGGCCCAAACCAGAAGCATCGACGTGCAGGGAAACACATCGCAGCCCACCGATAACAACGACGCCAAGGTCAATACTGTGGGAGCGCATTTTTTCGAGACGATCGAGATGCCCATTTTGTTGGGTCGGGGTCTGAGTGAGCGCGATGAGGAAACTTCGCCGCGGGTAGCGGTGATCAACCAGATGATGGCGCGCAAGTACTTTGGCGATGAGAACGCGCTGGGACGGCGATTCGGCTTCGGAGGCCCGGAAACCAGCGGCCAGATCGAAATCATCGGCGTCGCCAGGGACGCGAAATACACCGACATGCGCAGTCAAAGCGAGCCGACCATCTACCTTCCATATCTGCAGAGTATCCCGAGGCACGCGACGTTCATCGTGCGCACCTTCGGAGACACAAGCGCGATGACGGCCGCAATCCGCGATGCCGTCCGCGAGGTGGACAGCAACCTGCCGTTGTTCGACGTGAAGACGCAGAGCCAGCAAGCCGACGACTCACTCACCCAAGAACGGCTGTTCGCCACGCTATCGGGCTTCTTCGGCGTGCTTGCGTTGTTGCTAGCCTGCATTGGACTCTACGGCGTGATGTCTTACGGGGTCGCGCGCCGTACCAATGAGATCGGCATCCGGATGGCCCTCGGCGCCTCAGCTCCGCGGGTCACTCGAATGGTCATGGGCGAAACGATGCTGGTCGTTTTGATCGGCGTGGTCATCGGATTAGGTGCGGCGGTGGCAACCACTCGCCTCATTGCGAGCATGCTGTTCGGACTCGCGGCAACCGATGCGCTGACTATCTCGTTTGCGGTTCTGTTGATGGTTGGCGTTGCGGCGATCGCCGGCTATCTGCCGGCACGACGAGCGGCGCGAGTGGATCCGATGGTCGCGTTGAGATATGAATAA
- a CDS encoding PadR family transcriptional regulator, whose product MLNQEVKRGSAEMLILALVEERARHGYEIAKLIEQRSEGVLQFHVASLYPLLYRLETRGWINGRWVEKAGQRRRRYYKLTSAGRKVLTEQRQTWADFFAALDRVARVNPVEG is encoded by the coding sequence ATGCTAAACCAGGAAGTCAAAAGAGGCAGCGCAGAGATGCTGATACTCGCGCTGGTCGAAGAACGCGCGAGACACGGCTACGAAATCGCCAAGCTCATCGAGCAGAGGTCGGAAGGCGTACTTCAGTTTCACGTCGCCTCGCTCTATCCGTTGCTCTACCGCCTGGAAACTCGCGGGTGGATTAATGGCCGCTGGGTTGAGAAGGCCGGGCAGCGCCGGCGCCGGTATTACAAGCTCACGTCCGCAGGGCGCAAAGTCCTCACCGAGCAACGTCAAACCTGGGCCGACTTCTTCGCCGCACTCGATCGTGTAGCGAGAGTGAACCCGGTTGAGGGCTAA
- a CDS encoding sulfatase, producing the protein MTKLRTRSLLVLAISLTLWPLSEQRASAQRRPNIIFIYADDMGYGDVGCYGAKSIKTPNLDRMAAQGLRLTSFYSVSPVCTPSRAALMTGRYAARMGIDQMRLRNVLFPSDKTGLPQSETTVARALKDRGYQTACIGKWHLGHVSPHRPVDHGFDYYFGIPYSNDMSPTPIVRNGDVVEEPAKQDTLTRRYTEEAIGFIERARGVPFLLYLAHNMPHIPLHASAQFKGKSAAGLYGDVIEELDWSVGEILKALKRFGLDRDTIVFFASDNGPWYQGSAGPLRGRKGWTYDGGVRVPGIVRWPGHIPPGRVSDEAVSTIDFFPAALALAGEKNIAAASNQPLDGKNVLPFLLGQEKKRPENLYLFFDGPYLQTARAGRWKIHVARWNIPRYTAASGQQKNMRLAKAELFDMNADLGESYDVAAEQASIVRELKTRIIAALRTFPTEIQSANAELLEAQ; encoded by the coding sequence ATGACCAAGCTCAGAACCCGAAGCCTCCTGGTGCTTGCCATTAGCCTGACGCTATGGCCGCTGTCCGAGCAGCGAGCCTCCGCGCAACGGCGGCCAAACATCATCTTCATCTATGCGGACGACATGGGCTACGGCGACGTAGGCTGCTACGGCGCCAAGTCGATCAAGACCCCGAATCTCGATCGAATGGCCGCGCAGGGTTTGCGACTCACCAGCTTCTATTCTGTCTCGCCGGTCTGCACCCCCTCCCGCGCCGCGCTTATGACCGGACGCTACGCGGCCAGGATGGGCATCGATCAAATGCGGTTGCGGAACGTGCTGTTTCCGTCCGACAAGACCGGCCTGCCTCAGTCTGAAACAACCGTCGCTCGAGCGCTGAAGGACCGAGGTTACCAAACGGCTTGCATCGGTAAGTGGCATCTGGGGCATGTTAGTCCCCACCGCCCGGTCGATCACGGCTTCGATTACTACTTCGGTATTCCCTATAGCAACGACATGAGCCCGACTCCAATTGTGCGCAATGGTGACGTGGTCGAGGAACCAGCGAAACAGGACACGCTCACCCGCCGCTACACGGAAGAGGCGATCGGCTTCATCGAGCGCGCACGAGGAGTGCCGTTCCTTCTCTATCTGGCGCACAACATGCCACACATCCCGTTGCACGCGTCGGCTCAGTTCAAAGGAAAGTCCGCCGCCGGGCTCTATGGCGACGTCATCGAGGAGTTGGATTGGAGCGTAGGTGAAATTCTGAAAGCGTTGAAGCGATTCGGGCTTGATCGCGACACAATCGTCTTCTTCGCCAGCGACAATGGCCCGTGGTATCAGGGCAGCGCCGGACCGCTGCGTGGGCGCAAGGGGTGGACTTACGATGGCGGCGTGCGCGTGCCCGGCATCGTGCGTTGGCCGGGACACATCCCGCCGGGCCGAGTCTCCGATGAAGCGGTTTCCACGATTGATTTCTTTCCGGCCGCGCTGGCGCTGGCGGGTGAGAAAAACATTGCCGCCGCATCGAACCAGCCGTTGGACGGCAAGAATGTTCTGCCGTTCTTGCTTGGACAGGAGAAGAAGCGCCCTGAGAATCTCTACCTTTTCTTTGACGGCCCATACCTTCAAACGGCGCGCGCCGGGCGTTGGAAGATTCACGTCGCGCGCTGGAACATTCCGCGATACACGGCGGCTTCGGGCCAGCAGAAGAACATGCGGCTGGCGAAGGCGGAACTCTTTGACATGAATGCCGACCTGGGCGAGAGCTACGATGTCGCGGCGGAGCAGGCGAGTATAGTCAGGGAGCTCAAAACGCGGATCATTGCGGCGCTGCGGACGTTTCCAACGGAGATTCAGTCAGCGAACGCGGAACTGCTCGAGGCACAGTAA
- a CDS encoding PIN domain-containing protein, which translates to MSEPAWLELRSALVDTGVFILWYRGDARARRFFRNQHTIIYYSKVVRKELLRPPISDSERRRILALLRTMRLINPDLQIAAAYSDLLGRYPYLRDHLAGALIAATAWAKNLPIVTVNRRHFDPIAEIEVISF; encoded by the coding sequence ATGAGTGAGCCCGCTTGGCTGGAGCTTAGAAGCGCGCTCGTTGACACCGGGGTCTTCATACTTTGGTATCGTGGCGATGCCCGGGCCAGGCGGTTCTTCCGAAACCAACACACCATAATCTACTACAGCAAGGTGGTCCGGAAAGAACTACTCCGGCCGCCCATCAGCGATTCCGAGCGGCGTCGCATTCTGGCGTTGCTTCGAACGATGAGGTTAATCAACCCCGACCTTCAGATTGCGGCTGCTTATAGTGATCTGTTGGGACGGTATCCCTATCTTCGAGATCATCTCGCCGGCGCGCTGATCGCAGCGACTGCCTGGGCGAAGAACCTTCCGATCGTTACTGTGAATCGTCGACACTTTGACCCAATAGCTGAGATCGAGGTCATTTCCTTCTGA
- a CDS encoding fatty acid desaturase, whose product MIEARLLRQAKWANWDLLLVALALAHGGLVLAWPSIPLIALGLWWNANSISHNFIHRPFFRARALNGMFSCYLSLLLGFPQSLWRSRHLAHHFAREGGRDRPESRLAPLDIGAAIALWCTLLVFAPAFALTVYLPGFLLGIALCYLQGHYEHGRGTVSHYGSLYNLLFFNDGYHIEHHARPGAHWRELPQQRAENENASRWPAVLRWLECVNLCALERLVLRLPALQRFVLKRHERAICRLLTELPSPRRVGIVGGGLFPRTAIILSRLLPESKLVLIDLSADNLAIARRFVTGDAEYINERFAPDVPCDFDLLTIPLAFADDRRAIYRRPSAPAVLVHDWIWRKRGSSVIVSWFLLKRLNLVRR is encoded by the coding sequence ATGATTGAGGCTCGCCTGCTCCGGCAGGCGAAATGGGCCAACTGGGATCTTCTGCTCGTCGCGCTTGCGTTGGCGCATGGCGGTCTGGTTTTGGCCTGGCCTTCGATCCCGCTCATCGCGCTCGGCCTGTGGTGGAATGCGAATAGTATCTCTCACAACTTCATCCACCGGCCGTTCTTCAGGGCACGCGCGCTGAACGGCATGTTCTCTTGCTACCTCAGCCTGCTGCTCGGTTTTCCGCAATCGCTTTGGCGCTCGCGCCACCTCGCTCATCACTTCGCCCGAGAGGGCGGGCGAGACCGGCCTGAGTCGAGGCTCGCGCCGCTCGACATCGGCGCCGCGATCGCGCTGTGGTGCACGCTGCTCGTCTTTGCTCCGGCGTTTGCGCTGACGGTTTACCTGCCGGGCTTTTTGCTGGGCATCGCCCTATGCTACTTGCAGGGACACTACGAGCACGGTCGCGGGACGGTCAGCCACTACGGCAGCCTGTATAACCTTCTGTTCTTCAACGACGGGTATCACATCGAGCATCACGCGCGCCCAGGCGCGCACTGGCGAGAGCTGCCCCAACAGAGAGCAGAGAACGAAAACGCGAGCCGCTGGCCGGCGGTGCTGCGGTGGCTTGAGTGCGTGAACCTGTGCGCGCTCGAACGCCTCGTCTTGCGGTTGCCAGCCCTCCAGCGATTTGTGTTGAAGCGTCACGAACGCGCAATATGCCGGTTGTTAACCGAATTGCCGTCGCCCCGGCGAGTCGGAATCGTTGGCGGCGGACTGTTCCCGCGCACGGCGATTATTCTAAGCCGGTTGCTGCCCGAGTCGAAGCTCGTGCTTATCGATTTGAGCGCCGATAATCTCGCCATTGCCCGGCGTTTTGTGACCGGCGACGCGGAGTATATCAACGAACGATTCGCGCCTGATGTGCCGTGTGATTTCGACTTGCTGACAATCCCTCTCGCATTCGCCGACGACCGTCGCGCGATCTATCGGCGGCCTTCCGCCCCGGCCGTGCTGGTGCACGATTGGATCTGGCGAAAACGCGGATCAAGCGTGATCGTTTCGTGGTTCCTGCTGAAGCGATTGAATCTGGTGAGACGATGA